The genomic window CAACAATTGTGATTATGATGATTTAAACGACGATAAGTCTGTTGTTTTGTGGCGAGCATTCAGAATATAGCAATGTAGCAGTCTAACATTAGTTTAGATATTATTAAATACTAATCAAATGTTTAAATATAAAATGTAAATATAAAATATAAATATTGATAAATATCGCATACGTAAAGCGACAAAACAAAGGGTATTGATGGCAATAAACACAACAGCAGCGCAAAACACCACAAATCACAAGCTTTCCGCAGTCTTTTGGGATATGGACGGCACGTTAATTGATTCGGAACCGTATTGGCATGATGCTGAAATCCAAATCGCAAAAGAACATGGTGGCGAATGGAACGAAGAATTAGCTTGGCAGTATTCTGGTGGATCTTTAAAAGATGTTGCTGAAGCCATGATTGCTCGCGGAACAAAAATGGGCGTTGAAGAAATCGGCAACGCGATGGTGGACTATGTAGCGCAAAAAGAGCAGATAGAGGTTCCATGGGTACCAGACGTTCTGAATCTTTTGCAAAAATTAGCGGATGCAGGAATCCCTTCGATTCTAGTGAGCAATTCACCAAGGCGACTTGTTGAAAACATTGTGAACCATGCGCCAAAAGGTGCGTTTGCAGGATACATTTGCGGAGACGATGGATATGCTACAAAGCCAAGCTCCGAGCCATATTTAGCAGCAGGGAAACTGCTTGGTATTAGTGCGCAAAACATGAAGTATTGCATCGCTATTGAGGATTCGTTTGCAGGGTTAAAGTCGGCTGCAGCTTCGGGGGCGACGACTCTTGCACAAACAGCGTACTCGAATCTAGACGTAAGTAACGGACCGCAATTCGCTGATATACATGGATACGAAGATGTTACGCCTCAAACGCTTGAGCGCTACATTATTGCGCGAATTGCGCAGTAGCGAATACGTGAGCGCTTAGAGCGCGCGAACGGTATTTCTTTGCTTGCTGTTGCGCGAGGTTTGAGTATTTCTCTCCTCGCAAGTCCCGTCGCTACGCTCCTCTTTTATTGCTCGTATAGAAATACATCAAACCTTCTGAATATCTAAAACTTTTGCGTATATCTTAATCACCGAGATTCTCGATTTTTCTTCTTCATTCGATGAATCACCATTTCATGCTGAGGTTCATCTCATTCAGTGCGAAAAATCTCGAATCTCTACCTACTTGGCGCAACCTACGTAATCTTGTAACGCGCGAACCAATCGACGCTTTTTGTACCAAATTCGACCCGATTCACGTACAAACTCGGGGAAATATAGATTAATCGCCGCCAGCAGCGCCTTCTTGAGTCTCTGATCCAGAGTATCCATATGGCGATCCTGGCGAGTCAAATGCTCCAGACGAATTGCGTTCAGCTTGACCAGACTCTCCCGAACCAAGCCCAGATCCATAAGATCCTTCGGACCCGCGTGAAGAGTCGCCAGCAGCCGCGCCTGCAGAATCTGAAGGCTTATTTTCTGTCCTATCTACTTTATCCTTATTTTCCTTATAAGGCTCTTTATCGTCAGAAGCTCTATCCGAGTAGTCGTATTCCGAAGTACGCCTATTGCCTCCAAGTCCCCACTTGCCATCTTCACCACCAATTTTGCCGTTATCCTTAGCTTCTGGGAACTTCTCGGTAGGCATTCCAGTAAGCGCGTGACGCATATACTTTGTAAACAAATGTGCAGAATACCCAACACCGCCTGGATAACCGCGGAAAGACGGAACAGGCTGAGGATTTCCCTGCGCATTCGGATACCATATAGCAAACACGGTTACAACACTAGGAGTAAAACCAACAAAGCTGCATGCAGTCTCATCGTTTGCGGTACCAGACTTTCCAGCTATAGGTTTGCCAACACCCCTAGCTTCCGTAGAAGTACCATATTGCACAACGCCTTGCAGAGCTTTAGTGGTAAGAGCCATGTCTGCTGGAGAAAACACTTGTCGTCCAGATGTTGGAGCTCTATAAAATTCTTTACCATCTGGATTCTTAACGCTAGCAACAATATGAATATCTGGCCTGCGCCCCTGATTTGCTATCGTAGAATAGGCTCGCGCAATTTCGCTAACATGCACAGGGTCGTTACCCAACACTGTGAACGGATTTTCGCCATTAATCCTCTTAGGATCCAAGCCAGCCGTAACAGCAGTATGAGCCACAGCCCTACGCCCAAGCTTTTGCTGCAAAGACATAAACGGCGTGTTCACGGAGTTTGCTGTTGCTTTATAAAGGTTGATTGTTCCCCAATTAGTGTTTGCATAGTTGTTAACAGGCTTATCTATGCCTTCAAACTTTAGGTTAGAATTTCCATTAAACAGAGTATTAAGACTTGTTCCAGCCTGAATAGCACCGATTAAAGCGAATGGCTTCATGGTGCTTCCAGGTTCATAAAGGGCTTGAGTAGCATTATTAAGCGGTTTAGAAAGATAGTCATCTCCAGCATAAACGGATATGATTGACCCGTCTTTAGGATTTACACTCATTCCACCTACTTGCAACCCAGCTGGAGCGATTCCGCGACCACCCATAGCAGGGCTTGCCACACTAAACATTAAATCCTGCTTAGCTTTATCGATTGTTGTAACAATACGATATCCGCCAGTATCAAGGTCTTCCTTTGTAAAAGCTCCGCTTTGAGTAAGCTCGCTGCGAACCATGTTAAGCAAATAACCTTGAGGTCCCGAATAAACGTTTTGCTTAGTCTGATTAATGGTTTGTGGCATTTTAGCGCTTTTATATTCTGCGTCAGTAATGTACTTGTCTTCACGCATAATCCTAAGAACGCGCTTGAATCGCATATTCGCTTCTTTAGGCATAATTGCAGGATCCCAGCTGCTTGGTGCAGGGATTATTCCAGCCAGCATTGCTGCTTGAGATAGTGTAAGATCCTTTGCTTCTACACCAAAGTACGCTTTTGCTGCCGCTTGTATTCCATACGCTCCGCGACCAAGATAAATAGTGTTCATATAGTTACATAGCACAGTATTTTTATCTTGTGTTTGCGCGATTTTTAGCGCTAGAATCGCCTCGTGAAGCTTGCCTAAATACGTTTTTGTTTCACCAAGATAGTAGCGTTCTGCATACTGTTGTGTGATTGTGGACCCGCCCCAGCGTCCTTTAGAAGTTATGTTGTGAATTATTGCGCGTCCAATTCCTT from Gardnerella vaginalis ATCC 14018 = JCM 11026 includes these protein-coding regions:
- a CDS encoding transglycosylase domain-containing protein, which gives rise to MVANSNGQNSHSSNTGRTVRSATSAEEKRRANARTGTARPSATRKPRQRRKHKRIRDTWRTKHPILFWALIIIFTPIILGTLVFAVMYVNTDIPQPDKIAMADKTKVYYADGKTEIGSFAEQNREIISCSALKPYVGNAIVASENRSFYKDGGIDFKGIGRAIIHNITSKGRWGGSTITQQYAERYYLGETKTYLGKLHEAILALKIAQTQDKNTVLCNYMNTIYLGRGAYGIQAAAKAYFGVEAKDLTLSQAAMLAGIIPAPSSWDPAIMPKEANMRFKRVLRIMREDKYITDAEYKSAKMPQTINQTKQNVYSGPQGYLLNMVRSELTQSGAFTKEDLDTGGYRIVTTIDKAKQDLMFSVASPAMGGRGIAPAGLQVGGMSVNPKDGSIISVYAGDDYLSKPLNNATQALYEPGSTMKPFALIGAIQAGTSLNTLFNGNSNLKFEGIDKPVNNYANTNWGTINLYKATANSVNTPFMSLQQKLGRRAVAHTAVTAGLDPKRINGENPFTVLGNDPVHVSEIARAYSTIANQGRRPDIHIVASVKNPDGKEFYRAPTSGRQVFSPADMALTTKALQGVVQYGTSTEARGVGKPIAGKSGTANDETACSFVGFTPSVVTVFAIWYPNAQGNPQPVPSFRGYPGGVGYSAHLFTKYMRHALTGMPTEKFPEAKDNGKIGGEDGKWGLGGNRRTSEYDYSDRASDDKEPYKENKDKVDRTENKPSDSAGAAAGDSSRGSEGSYGSGLGSGESGQAERNSSGAFDSPGSPYGYSGSETQEGAAGGD
- a CDS encoding HAD family hydrolase — translated: MAINTTAAQNTTNHKLSAVFWDMDGTLIDSEPYWHDAEIQIAKEHGGEWNEELAWQYSGGSLKDVAEAMIARGTKMGVEEIGNAMVDYVAQKEQIEVPWVPDVLNLLQKLADAGIPSILVSNSPRRLVENIVNHAPKGAFAGYICGDDGYATKPSSEPYLAAGKLLGISAQNMKYCIAIEDSFAGLKSAAASGATTLAQTAYSNLDVSNGPQFADIHGYEDVTPQTLERYIIARIAQ